Proteins found in one Microtus pennsylvanicus isolate mMicPen1 chromosome 14, mMicPen1.hap1, whole genome shotgun sequence genomic segment:
- the LOC142834922 gene encoding cysteine-rich protein 2 gives MASKCPKCDKTVYFAEKVSSLGKDWHKFCLKCERCNKTLTPGGHAEHDGKPFCHKPCYATLFGPKGVNIGGAGSYIYEKPLAEGPQVTGPIEVPVVRTEERKTSGPPKGPSKASSVTTFTGEPNMCPRCNKRVYFAEKVTSLGKDWHRPCLRCERCSKTLTPGGHAEHDGQPYCHKPCYGILFGPKGVNTGAVGSYIYDKDPEGTVQP, from the exons ATGGCCTCCAAGTGTCCCAAGTGTGACAAGACCGTGTACTTCG CCGAGAAGGTGAGCTCCCTGGGCAAGGACTGGCACAAGTTCTGTCTCAAATGCGAGCGCTGCAACAAGACACTGACCCCGGGGGGTCACGCTGAGCATGATGGGAAGCCCTTCTGCCACAAGCCCTGCTATGCCACACTGTTTGGACCCAAAG GCGTGAATATAGGGGGTGCTGGTTCCTACATCTATGAGAAGCCCCTGGCTGAGGGCCCTCAGGTCACTGGCCCCATCGAGGTCCCTGTGGTGcgaacagaggagaggaagacCAGCGGACCGCCCAAAGGTCCCAGCAAAG CCTCTAGTGTCACTACATTCACGGGGGAACCCAACATGTGTCCTCGATGCAACAAAAGGGTGTACTTTG CCGAGAAGGTGACCTCTCTGGGCAAGGATTGGCACCGGCCCTGCTTGCGCTGTGAGCGCTGCTCCAAGACGCTGACTCCCGGCGGGCATGCTGAG CATGACGGCCAGCCCTACTGCCACAAGCCTTGCTATGGAATTCTCTTTGGACCCAAGG GAGTGAATACCGGTGCTGTGGGCAGCTATATCTATGACAAGGACCCTGAAGGCACAGTTCAGCCTTAG